The Lytechinus pictus isolate F3 Inbred chromosome 17, Lp3.0, whole genome shotgun sequence genome contains a region encoding:
- the LOC135157201 gene encoding ornithine decarboxylase-like isoform X2, giving the protein MGLNISAGRTLQEEGSLDARNDDKIVKYMKDVINGDNVHVSREDDEDPFFVLDLKDVEKKHHLWKQEFPNVQPFYAVKCNSNRRVLEMLAILGAGFDCASKVGMNGGVTAGA; this is encoded by the exons ATGGGATTAAACATCTCGGCTGGGCGGACATTGCAAGAGGAAGGATCACTGGATGCCAGAAATGATGATAAGATTGTTAAATACATGAAGGATGTGATAAATGGGGACAATGTTCATGTATCCAGAGAG GATGACGAAGACCCTTTCTTTGTCTTAGATCTGAAGGATGTGGAGAAGAAGCACCACCTATGGAAGCAGGAGTTTCCAAATGTGCAACCATTCTATG CTGTTAAATGCAACTCCAACAGAAGAGTACTAGAAATGTTAGCTATACTTGGAGCTGGTTTTGATTGTGCGAGCAAGGTAGGCATGAACG